Genomic segment of Ignavibacteriota bacterium:
TTGGGACGCTTTCAATGAAGGTTTGAATTACGGAAGAAAACCCAAATCAGCCCAAGAGAATAAACTTTCTATGAGAAATTATCAAAAGTCAGTTGAAATTGACCCAGACTTTTATTTAGCATATTGTCATTTGGCAGGTAGTCAGTTATTTCAATATCAAAACTTTGATAATGATAGTGGTTGGATTAGTAAAGCAGAAAGGAATTTAAACAAAGCATTTCAACTTGATAGTTCACGAGCAGAAGTGTACTGGCATAGAGGAAGAATCCTAGAAATAAGAAATCAAAAAGATTCTGCTCTTAATTTATATAACCAGGCATTGAAACGAAATCCCAATCTTTATCAGGTATATTTATACATTGGCAATATCTACTTTCAGCAAAATAAGTATCAGGAAGCTTTTGAACAATTCAAGAAAGCCTATCAATTAAATCGGGTTGACCATCTTACCATAATGAATTTGGGTGCTACTTCTATTGAGTTAGAGCAATACTCAGAAGCCATTCATTATTTGAATAAAGCACTAACTTTAGACTCAACCGAAGAACTGATATTTTCCAATTTGGCTCTCTCTTATCAAAAAAATCATGATTTTAGAAACGCAGATGAAAATTATCGAAAAGCATATGCTCTTGATCCTGAAAATACATTAAATGACTATTCAGAATTTCTTTTGATTACAGAACAATTCACTGTTGCTGATTCTTTATTGTCGCTTCCACTTTCAACCACGAAAACAACAACAGTATTGAAAAATTATCACAGGGGATTTGTGAAATATTTCCTTCGACAAGAGAATTTAGCAAAACAATTTTGGAAACATGCCCTAACAATTATTAATGAATTACTCAAGCAAAATATAAATGACCAGACAATTTTGAGGTTAAGGGCTCTGTGCTATTCTGCACTCAATAACAAAGAGAAATCACTTTATTTTGGAAAACAAATTTTGTTATCTGATTCCACAAACATAGAACACGTTCTCTTAATGGCAAAAATTCATGCAAATTTATCTGAAAAAGAGAAAATGTTTGAATGGATCAAAAAAGCATACAATATTGAACCTTCGACCATAACACAAAATGGCTTCAATTCAGAAGTCGAATTCATACGGTATCAACATGACCCTTCGGTTGAAATATTTTTTAGTGTTCATCATTAATTGATTGCTTTCAAAATAATATCACGAAGTGTTCAATATTCCAACTCTTATCGTATAAATATCATTTTTTTCACTTCGATAAAATTACCGGTCTTCAATTTGTAATAATAGACACCGCTCGCACTACCTGAACCATTCCAAGAAACTGTCTTATATCCAACATCTTGAACTTCATCAACAAGAGTAACCACGTGTTGTCCAAGGAGATTGTAAACGTTCAGCGACACATGTGTGTGAACAGGTAACTGATAACGAATCACAGTTGACGAATTGAATGGATTCGGATAATTTTGATACAAAGCAAAAGTGCTGGGTATTCCTGCCGAGATGGATGAAGCAAGTAGTAATTTAATGCTCTCCTTCTCATCATTTAACATAATTGAAGATGTCCCGGACAATATAATTTGTTTTTCAGCAACACGCAGGGATGCCGCTCCACTATGTTGATGCACATCCCAAGATATTGTTATCGGATATTTTACAGAATGTAACTTTACACCTATTTCTCTACTCTCCGATGTTTCTGCGCACACTAACCAAGTATTTGTGCTGTAGCGTATATCAAAAACTCCATTCGGCGGCAACGGTGGTAATTCGTAGTCTGTTTCTTTCACATTGTCATTGGGGAAACTGAAAAATAATTTTTTTGTTTTTCCGTCACTATCTGTCAAGGTTAGGTAATTGAAATTCAGAGCATCTTCACGTACCGTATTAGTTCGATGAGTCAATGGAGTAATGGATTTTTTTAGGACTAATTTTCCACTAATGCTTGATTTAACCCAATACGCTTTCATTGGCTGCAATACTTCGGTTGGGAAATAGCCTTCATCATAACTGTAAAAAGGAGTTAAAACAATCGAACCCGGTAATTTTTCAATTGAATCAGTACTTATAGGAATACTTAATGTGCCTATCATATTCCAACCAGAGTGTAGCTTCATTGTATCTGAAATTCTCACATCACCCAACATTGATATATTTGTTGCATATGGAAATTTTAGCCAATAACCGACACCGACTTTCAAAGACTCTTTTGCAACATATCCAAAACCTGAGTCAAACGAATAAGCTAAAGAATTCGACGTCTTGAATAGCGAGTCTTTTAATGTTTTATCAACTTTTAAAGAAACTGATATCATATTCCAACCTTTCTTAACATTTGATTCTGATATATATCCATCCAAGATCTCTAAACTATTTTCATCTGTCTGCGCTCGTACTTCATCCTGTTTATATCGTAATTGTAAAGTTGCACGTGACATGTCATCCGTCGTCGCTCGTATCAAATACATTCTATTCACCCGCGCTTCACCCTTATCGCTTGGAACAGATTCCACCCGCAGATTTTGCTTCGGTAACCCGATGCGAGCTTTGCGAGTTGACTTTATTTCTTTTTTGTTGTCGTCAGGCATCGCACTTAATCCCCAAGTACTTGTAGTATCGAATGTATAATATGAAGTTGTCCTTACCCAGTTCACTGAAGTATCACGTGTACTTGTTAGTCTGCGGAATACTTTTGTGGTATCTGCTAACGTATCCGGAATTGTAGTTATTTCCGTCCACACCGGAGGAGTGCCTTCTGTATATTCTATATAGGTTAAAGGGCTTTCAAATCGGTACGTTACATATAAGCTTGATGTCTTTCTTTTAATGGTTCCGGAAGGAATCATCCCGCCTCCTTGAATCGCTGTATCTGCGCTTTCTATTATGAGCGTATCCTGCAAACGTAAACCCAAAGAATCATTTAGTAACAGGGTATTCATAATGCCGATTGTTCCCGATGTAGTTGTATTCGCTCCATTTACAGTAAGATTATAAAATCTCGTCTGAGAGATAATTTTAGAATCATCACCGGCAAATTCAATTGTTGAAATCGTCGTATCAAATGTGCCGTTGTTTATCCAACTTCCATATACTATAATCCCCGGTTGTCCGGCTTTAAGTATTCCACCGGAATCTATGTTCACGTCGTTCGCAATGCTCATATAATTGAAAGCGCTCGAAGGAAATATTAGGTTTCCTCCAGCTTTGATCAACAAACCACAAATCGAATCTTGAGAAGGAAATAAGGAATCAATATTAATATTGACTGTCTTGGAATCAATAACAGCAACCTCGCTTGGGAGTGGAACATGACCTAAAAACCAATTCGCGTCCACTTCCCAATCGCCACTGTCTGCACCAATATACTTGTTTTCTGTACATACATTAGAATAATTGTATATCAATTGAGAGTCATATATTGCTGGAGCAACGTTACCCTTACCCCCTTTTTGATAAATATTGATATTTGTATTGTCATCCAAGATGAACGGGAGAACATCACCTTTTGAGGTGACAACAATGCGTTGTTGTGCAACATTTGGCAACGATAAAATTATTGTTAAAAAAATAATAGTAAAGAACTTCATGGGTTTTCCTTTTCTGATAGTGAATTAGAACTATTGAATTAAACCATCCTCATTTTCCTAAATTCATGTTTCTGCAAACTACATGGATTGAATAGAGGTGTTCTGCTTATCTTTAAAACTCTTTGCCCGCTCAGTAATCTCCCCCGCAATCTTGAAACACCCCTGAAGAATGTTATTTCTTTTTCTGATACTTCTCAGGAATAATCCCCCCGCTAAGAAGAACAACGAAAGAAGAAACAGGAAAAATCGTACAAACGACTTGAGAGTGTTAAACGCCTCAATATTTATTTCTGTTGTCGCCGTTACTCCTTCTGCCACTTGTTCTGTGGCAACGAACGGATTGTATGACCACAACCAGAATAAGCAAATAATACAAAGCAAAAAGAAAAGGTAATTGAGCAATTCAAAAATTAGAATTACTCCTTTCTTTAACCAACGAACAAGTAACTTTTGTTTTGCTAAAGATTGGATTGCTATTGATTTTTGAAGAGTGAAGTCTGTAAAGTTTTGTATTGATTCGAGCATTTTAGTTATTTCAAATGAACAATGTAATTTTCGTTCGTGTAGATTTTTTTTCTGTAATAAATAGTAATGCCTTAGTTCTTGTTGTCTTGCTTAAACCATGCCAGTTTATTAAAAAATTATCTTTCTGTTGAATTCATTAAGTAATATACCAACTGATTAATTTGTCTTTCACCGCAAAAATAATGAAACGAAAATCTCAATATTTTTTCTTTTTCAAAACTTTGAGTTGTGACGTTAAATTTAGTGAGAAGATTAACTCTAATCTTTTCAGCATCCTCGGAATAAATGCTTACTATTCCACCTTTATAATTTGTGTTAATAATCTTTATCCCATAAACTTCTGAAAGACATTCAGAAAAATATTTAGATAAATATGTATTGTGTTTTTCTATTTTATCTTGTCCTATTTTAATAAATTCATCCAGCATAATTGATAAGCTAATCAAGGGTTCTATATCAATTGTTTCTTTAAAATCTTCAATAGTATAGTTATAATGTGAAAATGAGCGATTAGTTTGAACAATTGTATCTGTATTAATTCCGGCTTTTATTAACAATTCTGGACAATGAAATAATATCCCACTCGTTGTTTTACCCAATAACCATTTATGTCCACAACATGCGTAAAAGTGTACTAACGACATTATTTTTTCGTCAACAACAATATTACCAAATGCTTGCGCACCATCTAAAACAATTATTATTCGATTATCACTTATCTCATTAATAGATCCTAGCAACGTACAAACATCTAACGAAGTACCAGATTTATAATAAATATGCGACAATAAAATTATCAATTTCCCACTTAAATTCTTTCCCTTCCAATCAGAAATATTTTGCTTCAATTCTGCAATTAAGTAATCAGTACTAAATGTACCTTTTATAATTTCATTATGGAGTTTTATCTCATAACGAAAACATTTATTATAATCATTTTTAATAATTTTAATTATCGATTCATAATCTGCATCTGAGTGGATGATACAATTTGTTTGATTGTTTTCGATAATTTTAGAGAAAGCGTATCTAATTGAATCTGTTGTACTATTATGTAGTGTAATTCTATTTTCTAGATTAATCTGTTGTGTTGGAGAGATAAAATGTGATAGTTTGGTAAATATATTCCTATAACCATTAAATCTTGATTCATTATTTCCCCTCACAATATAATTAGTAACTATCTCGCTCGATGGAATATTTCCTTTTTTTCTTCTGTAATATTGTAATTCAGTTGTGGTTTCAATCGCTTCACCTCCTATAGAAGCTGTATTAAATGAAATCTCCGTAAAGGTATAATTATTTATCGCTGTAAGATGTTTTGACAGATGTAGAATATATCTAATAACATAAAACACTACTGGTAATATAAACGTAATTAAGCCAAAATAGCTAGTAAAAACGTTAGTACCACATAAATGTGCTAATGGAATTGTTACCGAAACAGTTACAATTACTAAAAATATTTCAATAATGTTATTAATAGGAAGAAATATTGTATCTATTTTTGAATCTATTTTACTGGGTTTATACAAAAACTGAATGTAAGTTTGAAAACTAATTTTTAGAAATTTTGAATTGAAAAGGAATAGAATTCCAACTAGAACTAATGTTGTAAAAGGATCTGAAAGCC
This window contains:
- a CDS encoding aminotransferase class V-fold PLP-dependent enzyme, with translation MENSIFSWDVLKTEMWWEYILNYWLSDPFTTLVLVGILFLFNSKFLKISFQTYIQFLYKPSKIDSKIDTIFLPINNIIEIFLVIVTVSVTIPLAHLCGTNVFTSYFGLITFILPVVFYVIRYILHLSKHLTAINNYTFTEISFNTASIGGEAIETTTELQYYRRKKGNIPSSEIVTNYIVRGNNESRFNGYRNIFTKLSHFISPTQQINLENRITLHNSTTDSIRYAFSKIIENNQTNCIIHSDADYESIIKIIKNDYNKCFRYEIKLHNEIIKGTFSTDYLIAELKQNISDWKGKNLSGKLIILLSHIYYKSGTSLDVCTLLGSINEISDNRIIIVLDGAQAFGNIVVDEKIMSLVHFYACCGHKWLLGKTTSGILFHCPELLIKAGINTDTIVQTNRSFSHYNYTIEDFKETIDIEPLISLSIMLDEFIKIGQDKIEKHNTYLSKYFSECLSEVYGIKIINTNYKGGIVSIYSEDAEKIRVNLLTKFNVTTQSFEKEKILRFSFHYFCGERQINQLVYYLMNSTER
- a CDS encoding TIR domain-containing protein, coding for MKYVFISYSHKNKQRVYQIKEFLESNGIKTWIDEKGIGGGDSIPGEIAEALNNATAFICLISSAYMKSKFCLRELEMAMNTNKTIIPLRLDRTPFIPNLTLIIGTTKYIDLTSYRTYQHKLKEVISSIENIGITSTQNNLNHHSLPFLEYILIVIQHHKKNIALLVLLLLTIFLISIFNKNNITKTNQQHELSYTTKRILILPFEQIGDSTDLNTTYGITKGLNDYLAEQLPNVGISVFTLPENADYKTFSNKQSELAEFVIIGDVQRLEDHLNIKILFGNTMNDSLLWKKDYSPIKIEDIEYAIYYDCYKQISEKLGLPIEARLIEKYETRAWDAFNEGLNYGRKPKSAQENKLSMRNYQKSVEIDPDFYLAYCHLAGSQLFQYQNFDNDSGWISKAERNLNKAFQLDSSRAEVYWHRGRILEIRNQKDSALNLYNQALKRNPNLYQVYLYIGNIYFQQNKYQEAFEQFKKAYQLNRVDHLTIMNLGATSIELEQYSEAIHYLNKALTLDSTEELIFSNLALSYQKNHDFRNADENYRKAYALDPENTLNDYSEFLLITEQFTVADSLLSLPLSTTKTTTVLKNYHRGFVKYFLRQENLAKQFWKHALTIINELLKQNINDQTILRLRALCYSALNNKEKSLYFGKQILLSDSTNIEHVLLMAKIHANLSEKEKMFEWIKKAYNIEPSTITQNGFNSEVEFIRYQHDPSVEIFFSVHH
- a CDS encoding T9SS type A sorting domain-containing protein; amino-acid sequence: MKFFTIIFLTIILSLPNVAQQRIVVTSKGDVLPFILDDNTNINIYQKGGKGNVAPAIYDSQLIYNYSNVCTENKYIGADSGDWEVDANWFLGHVPLPSEVAVIDSKTVNINIDSLFPSQDSICGLLIKAGGNLIFPSSAFNYMSIANDVNIDSGGILKAGQPGIIVYGSWINNGTFDTTISTIEFAGDDSKIISQTRFYNLTVNGANTTTSGTIGIMNTLLLNDSLGLRLQDTLIIESADTAIQGGGMIPSGTIKRKTSSLYVTYRFESPLTYIEYTEGTPPVWTEITTIPDTLADTTKVFRRLTSTRDTSVNWVRTTSYYTFDTTSTWGLSAMPDDNKKEIKSTRKARIGLPKQNLRVESVPSDKGEARVNRMYLIRATTDDMSRATLQLRYKQDEVRAQTDENSLEILDGYISESNVKKGWNMISVSLKVDKTLKDSLFKTSNSLAYSFDSGFGYVAKESLKVGVGYWLKFPYATNISMLGDVRISDTMKLHSGWNMIGTLSIPISTDSIEKLPGSIVLTPFYSYDEGYFPTEVLQPMKAYWVKSSISGKLVLKKSITPLTHRTNTVREDALNFNYLTLTDSDGKTKKLFFSFPNDNVKETDYELPPLPPNGVFDIRYSTNTWLVCAETSESREIGVKLHSVKYPITISWDVHQHSGAASLRVAEKQIILSGTSSIMLNDEKESIKLLLASSISAGIPSTFALYQNYPNPFNSSTVIRYQLPVHTHVSLNVYNLLGQHVVTLVDEVQDVGYKTVSWNGSGSASGVYYYKLKTGNFIEVKKMIFIR